A genome region from Pseudanabaena sp. Chao 1811 includes the following:
- a CDS encoding nicotinate phosphoribosyltransferase, with product MSAITVNPVVNQVVSLKSDILNIATDEYGLLTDLYQLTMGACYVQEGCDRQRASFELFVRRLPEGFGYLIAMGIAQAVEYLQNLRFSTEQIAALQATGIFVNADHRFWELLANFRFEGDLWAVPEGTAMFANEPFLRIEAPLWQAQLVETYLLNTINYQTLIATKAARMRDVAGDRITLLEFGTRRAFSPQASLWAARAAIAAGMNATSNVLAALKLGRQPSGTMAHALVMALSATEGSEAQAFSAFHQVFPNSPLLIDTFDTITAARNLAEKVKSGEMQVKGVRIDSGDIATISKEVKALLPDAVIFASGDIDEAEILRLKALGAPIDGYGIGTKLVTGAPVNGVYKLVEIDNIPVSKKSSGKQSIASRKQVWRSFENGVIKGDRLTHISEIPNSSEQPLLECIMHNGELLQPLDDLDAIAQRTRNSVKSLPQAVRNITNPETVSVKVDM from the coding sequence ATGAGCGCTATCACTGTTAATCCTGTTGTTAATCAAGTTGTCAGCCTGAAGTCCGACATATTAAACATCGCTACGGATGAATATGGACTGCTCACCGATCTTTATCAACTGACGATGGGTGCTTGCTATGTACAAGAGGGATGCGATCGCCAGCGGGCTAGTTTTGAGCTATTCGTACGTCGTCTTCCTGAGGGATTTGGTTATCTCATCGCGATGGGAATTGCCCAAGCGGTAGAATACTTGCAAAACCTTAGATTCTCCACCGAGCAAATCGCAGCATTGCAAGCCACAGGAATCTTTGTTAATGCCGATCACCGTTTTTGGGAATTGCTAGCTAACTTCCGCTTTGAAGGCGATCTTTGGGCAGTACCAGAGGGGACAGCGATGTTTGCCAATGAGCCTTTCTTAAGAATTGAAGCTCCCCTTTGGCAAGCACAACTAGTTGAGACCTATCTCTTAAACACGATCAACTATCAAACTCTGATTGCCACAAAAGCCGCCAGAATGCGTGATGTTGCAGGTGATCGCATTACATTACTAGAATTTGGGACAAGACGAGCCTTTAGCCCCCAAGCTTCACTCTGGGCAGCAAGGGCAGCAATCGCCGCAGGTATGAATGCAACTTCCAATGTATTGGCTGCCCTCAAACTCGGAAGACAGCCCAGTGGCACGATGGCTCATGCGTTGGTTATGGCGCTGAGTGCTACCGAAGGCAGTGAAGCCCAAGCCTTTAGTGCCTTCCATCAAGTTTTCCCGAATAGTCCTCTCCTCATCGACACCTTTGACACGATCACTGCTGCTCGAAATCTTGCCGAGAAGGTCAAATCTGGTGAGATGCAAGTAAAAGGAGTTCGCATTGATTCAGGTGATATTGCCACCATTTCTAAAGAAGTAAAAGCGCTACTTCCTGATGCTGTAATCTTTGCCAGTGGCGATATTGACGAAGCTGAGATTCTCCGTTTAAAAGCATTAGGAGCGCCCATTGATGGCTATGGCATCGGCACAAAATTAGTCACAGGTGCGCCTGTAAATGGAGTTTATAAATTAGTAGAAATTGATAATATTCCTGTTTCCAAAAAGTCAAGCGGCAAGCAGTCGATCGCTAGTCGTAAACAAGTCTGGCGCAGTTTCGAGAATGGTGTCATCAAAGGCGATCGCCTCACCCATATTTCGGAGATTCCTAACTCCAGCGAACAACCTTTACTAGAATGCATTATGCACAATGGCGAATTGTTACAGCCTCTTGATGATTTAGATGCGATCGCCCAACGCACTCGTAACTCGGTAAAGTCTCTGCCTCAAGCAGTTCGCAATATTACTAATCCAGAGACGGTTTCTGTCAAAGTTGATATGTAA
- a CDS encoding DUF433 domain-containing protein gives MNYRNIITIEADKRGGKPCIRRMRITVYDVLGWLASGMSHAEILDDFPELTEQDIRACLEFAADREHRLMAVVGAA, from the coding sequence ATGAACTACCGAAACATTATTACAATTGAGGCAGATAAACGAGGTGGTAAGCCTTGTATTCGCCGAATGCGTATTACTGTATATGATGTTTTGGGTTGGCTGGCATCTGGAATGTCTCACGCGGAAATCTTAGATGATTTCCCAGAATTGACAGAGCAAGATATCAGGGCTTGTTTGGAGTTTGCTGCGGATCGAGAACATAGATTGATGGCTGTTGTGGGTGCTGCGTGA